AAATCAAAACAACTCCAACTAAGATTAAAGCAGGTAATATAAAATAGAGTACAGGGGACTTTTCCCCTGTACCCTTTCTTTTAATAACCATATCTTACAAGCACCTCGTTGACTCCTTTTATAATATTATCTATAGCTACTTCCGGTGTAAGTCTGCCAGTTACTCCTGCTAACCAATTAACTTTTATAACATCAGATATTTCTGCATAATGTTCGAATCTTGGCCTTGAAACAGAATAATTCATTGACTCAAAAATTCCCAAGAAATAAGGTTTCTCAGAAACAAATTCTGGAGCCAATAAAAGATCTCTTCTTGCAGGAGTCATTCCAGCTTTTACTAAATCTTTTCCAGCTTCATAAGAAGACCACCAATAAGCGAATTCTGCAGCAGCAGCTTGATTTTTAGATGCTTTTGGTATTCCTAACATCCATGTTCCTCTTATGGCTGCTTTTTTTGCTGGTCCGGCAGGAGGCGCACTATAATGTATTTTTCCCGCAGCAACAGATTTTTCAAAATCTTCGTGATCTGGAATCATAGCAGGCCATTGGAACATAGAAAAAACTTTTCCTTGATTAAAGTAAGCTATCCTTTCTGAATGTCCCATGTCTTGCCAACCAGGAGGTGCATATTTACAAAGCTCTTTGTACATATTCATTGCTTGAATAGCTTTTTCTTTGTCTAAAACAACCTTGTAACTGTCACCATTTTTTTCTAATACATTCGTGCCGTATGCTTCGAACATAAAAATTGCTTCGCATGTAGCTCCTTCAGCGTTTTTCGTGAAGGGAGCAAAACCATATATCCCTTTACTTGATAAGAATTTACTAATATCTAATAACTGGTCAAAGGTTTTGGGTATATCTAATTCATATCCATATTGTTTGTGAAATTCTTCTTTATATTTGTAATTATTTACAATATCCTTTCTTGTCATCCAAACGTACACATTGCCATTTATCGGAAGTCCTCTATATTCACCATTCCAATATGAGCCTTCTGCGACTCCCGAAATCAAATCTGTTTCAAGATCTATTTTTTCGAAAACCTTACCTTCTGGCCAGTCTGAATAGGGTATAAAAAGATTTCCAAACTGTGGTATAAAAGGTTCGTCTACAGCAACTAAATCGTAATCAGTTTTATTCATAGAGACAGATAAGGCAGTTTTTTCAAGCATCGAACCACTTGGTAATCTTTCCAAAATTACTTTTATCCCTGTCTTATTCTCAAAGTCTTTAATCATTGAATCAACGGCTATGGTTAATGCATCGTCCCAAACTAATACTTTTATTGTAGTTCCTTTGTAAGGCTGAGAAAATAAAGACGTTCCAAACAATAAAAAAACTACCAACAAAAAAGATAATACCTTTTTCATAAAAATTACCTCCTTTCAAGATGGAATGCTACATTTTTATTTTATCACTGGTAATACCTTTATGCAACTGTAAAAATTTTTAATTAGCTGTAATAAGAAACAATTATCGCTTTTTATATCTAATTATTCAACAGTTTCTTATATAATCTTCTTTTTTCTAAATTTGACAAAAAAATTTAAAGTGATATAATGGTATTACCAGTAATTTATGATGAGAACAGTAACAAAGTCTACACTTTAGAAATATTAATTTTTCAGAAAGTAAGCATTTGAGTTTATGGCGGTTCATAGCGTTTTAGAATTTCTAAAGGCAGTATAAAAAAACAGCGACTTTAGAAATGAGAATTTTCTAAGAATAAAATTTTGAATTTAAAATGGGTCCAGGGTGGAGTCCTTCCCCCCCTTTGGTTACAGGTAGCAAAGAAGTTAAAGAAATTCATAGTTAGTAAGTATTAGAGTTATAGAGGTATTTTTAAAAAAATTTAAAACTAAAAGCTTGGTAAAACTTAAGTTTTGGGATTTCTAAAGTAGGTATAAAAAAGAAAAAAGGAGGAGGTTGATTAATGAAGTTATTCCTTGATAGCGCTAAAATAGAAGAGATAACCTATGCTATTGAAAAATGGGGAATAGAAGGAGTAACAAGTAATCCAAAGCACATAAAAAATTCAGGAAAAACTATGGAATATTTCATGAATGAAGTTAAAAACATTGTAGAAGGAACAGATATTACAGTAAGTGTAGAAATAAATCCACACCTAAATAATGCCGAAGAAATGCTAAAAGAAGCAGAAAAAATTGCGGGCATTTCAAAAAACTTTGTTATTAAAATACCTGCTACCGAAGAAGGGCTTTATGCTTTGAAAAAGTTGAGCGGAACCGAAATTAAAGTAAATGCTACTTTAGTTTTTAATTCGTTTCAGGCTTTACAAGCCGCTCGAATGGGAGCTTACTATATAAGTCCATTTTTAGGTTGGAGAGAAGAAAGAGGAGAAACAAATATAAACTATATTTCTGATATAGTTAACGCTGTTCACAATTATGGTTTTAAATCTCAAGTGTTAGTCGCAGCAATAAGGAATGCCAAACAGATAACGGAAGCTATCAATGCTAAAGCTGATATTTTAACCGCGGGATTTGAGGTATATAAAAATGCTTTCGGGACGCCTTACACTAAAATGGGATTAGAAATATTTAGTGAAGCTTGGGATGCAATAAAAAAACAGGGGGAATTAAAATGAAAGAATATAGATTTTTAGTTCATGAAGAGGGAGATAGTGTTGGTGTAGTAACTAGTGATTTAAAAGCTGGTGAAACAATAATAGGAAAAAATTTAGAAAAAGATATAGAATATGAGATAAAAGTTTTAGAAGAAATTCCCTTAGGTAATAAAGTTGCGTTAAAAGATATAAAAGAGGGAGAAGAAATAATAGAATACGGTGAAAAAATTGGAGTAGCAACCAAACCAATTAAAAAAGGCGAAAGAGTTCATGTGCACAATATAAAAAGTATTAGGTGGGGAGGTAAAGTTAATGAATAATAAAATTTTGGGATACATTAGAGAAAATGGTAAAGTCGGTGTAAGAAATCATGTATTAATAATTCCTGTTGATGACATTTCTAATTCTGCAGCAATAGCAGTAGAAAATATAATACATGGAACAATAGCAATTCCTCATCATTACGGGAGACTTCAATTTGGAAGAGATTTAGATTTGTTCTTTAAAACTATGATTGGAACAGGAAGTAACCCAAATGTGGCAGCGGTGATAGTAGTAGGAATAGAACCAAATTGGACAAATAGAATTGCTCAAGGTATTGCTGAAACTGGCAAGCCGGTGGAAGCTTTTTATATAGAGAAAAATGGTGAATTAAAAACAATAGAAAAAATGGCAAGGTCAGCTTTGAAATTAGTAGAGTACGCAACAGGTTTAAAAAAAGAATGGGTTGATTTTTCTGAACTCACAATAAGTTTAAAATGTGGAGAATCTGACACAACCTCAGGCTTAGCTTCAAACAGAACTGTTGGTAGATTTGTTGAAAGATTTTTAGAAGCTAATGGAACAGTGCTTTTCGGAGAAACAACAGAATTAACAGGTGCTGAGCATATCATCGCCCAGCGTTTTAAAAAAGAAGAAGATAGAAATAAGTTCTTAAAAATGTTCAATGATTACCAAGAATTAATAAAAGAACAAGGTGTCGACTTATTAGGCTCACAACCTACCGAAGGTAATATTGCCGGTGGTTTAAGTACAATTGAAGAAAAAGCTCTCGGAAACATTCAAAAGATTGGAAATGCAAGAATTGATAGTGCTTTGGATTATTGTGAACAACCAGTTGGAAAAGGTTTGCATTTTATGAACACTTCTTCAGCCGCTGCTGAAGCTGTTACTTTATTTGCAGCTACAGGTGCGGTCATACATCTGTTTCCCACTGGCCAAGGAAACATTATTGGTAACCCTATTGAACCTGTTTTGAAAATAACAGCTAACCCTAAAACAGTAAATTATATGTCAGAACATATAGATTTGGATGTTTCTGGATTACTGAAGTTAGATGGTACTTTAGATGATTATGCCGATAAATTGTGGAATAAAATAGTTGAAACAGCAAATGGGAAGTTTGTAAAAGCTGAGATACTAAAACATAGAGAATTTGTTTTAACAAAATTATTTCCAAGTGCGTGAATGAAATATGAGACAAATAAAAATTCCGTATGGCAAAAGTGAGATAGCATTGAAGATCAAAAATGAAATAGTTGATATAATAGAAAAAAAAGAAAAAAGAAACAAAAAATTAAGCCAAAAAGAAATAAAAGACAAAATAAAAGAATTTATAAAAATTCTCTCGTTAGAAGAAAAAAAGAATATAGCAATTGCTATACCTGATATTACAAGGCCAAAAATTCCCGAAGAATTTTTAAGGCTTATCTTAGAAAATTTGTTAAACAATTTCCAGGGGAACATAAAAATTTTTGTAGGGACAGGTTTACACAGTTTTAAAACGTCTGATATAAATTTACTTATACCAAAAGAGTTTAAAAATAATCAAAGGCTTAAAGTGTATTTCCATAATGCAAAATCTGAAAATAATGTCTATATTGGAAAAACAAAAAGAGATACTCCAGTATTTATAGAAAAAGAGTACTATACAAGTGATTTAAAAATTGTAATAGGGGTAGTTGAACCTCATCAATTTGCAGGATTTTCAGGAGGAGCTAAAGGAGCGGTTATAGGGTTAGGTGGAGAGCAAACTATATCAAAAAATCATTCTCTAATTCTCGATTTTAATTCTAAAATAGGTAAAATAGTAGATAATCCTTTGCGAGAAGATATTGACGAAGCAGGAAAAATTATAGGAGTAGATTTTTTAATAAATATAATTATGAATAATAACAATGAAATCATGGAATTATTTTGTGGTCAGCATCCCTATTCACATAGAGAAGCTGTAAAATATATTGAAAATTTTATAGGAGTACCTATAGAGAAAAAATATGACTTGGTTATCGCTTCTCCGGGAGGATTTCCAAGAGATATAGATCTTTACCAAGCTCAGAAGGCTTTGACTACAGCTCATTTTTTTTGTAAAAACAAAGGTTCAATATTACTCGTTGCAGAATGCAGCAGGGGAATAGGAGAGAAAAGCTTTTTAGATCTTATCAAAAGATTTAAATCTCCAGAGTTACTTGTAAAAAACTTTGATTTTGATAACTTTAAAGTTGGTCCTCACAAAGCTTTAATATTTGCTAAGTTAGCTTTAAATAATGAATTGTTTCTATATTCAGAAAATGTAAGAGATGAACTTAAAGGTACCTTTATAACTCCAATAAAAGATTTAAAAAGATTTATTGAAGATTTTGGCGAAGATAAAGAAATCTGTATTTTGCCCAAAGCGATTCAGATATTACCTTTGGAAGGAGGAAGTAATTGAAATGGAAATGATTGTTGGTGGAAAAAAAGTAAGCAAAGCAAAAACCTTAAAAGTTTACAATCCATATAGTGGAGAAATAGTTGATGATGTCCCTGATGGTGACATTAACGATGTAGAAAATGCAATTAATTCAGCCATAGAGGGTAAAAAGATAATGAAAGATCTTCCTTTGCATAAGAGAGTAGAAATTTTAGAAAACGTATCTACTTTGCTTTTAGAAAGAGAAAAAGAATTATCGGAAACAATAGTAAAAGAAGTTGGAAAAACAATAAAAGAAGCTAAAAATGAAGTTATAAGAACTTCTGAATTGTTTAGGTACGCTGCAGAAGAGGCAAAAAGAATTCATGGAGAAACACTTCCCTTTTCTTCTTTAAAAGGCTCGGAACATAAAAGAGGATACTATGTGTTGGAGCCTATTGGCATAGTAGGTGCAATAACTCCCTTCAATGTTCCACTTTCTTTAGCCGCGCACAAAGTTGCTCCAGCGATAGCTGCTGGTAACGCTGTAATCTTAAAACCGGCTACTCAAACACCTCTTAACGCCCTAATATTAGGAGAATTACTATTAGAAGCAGGAATGCCAGAAAAAGCTTTAAGTGTTCTAACAGGTAGAGGTAGTATTGTTGGGAATGCAATAGTAAAAGATCCACGGATAAGATTTTTAAGTTTTACAGGAAGTGTCGAAACGGGAGAATACATATGTCAAAATGCTGGAATGAAAAAGATAGGACTGGAATTAGGTTCTAATTCTGCTTTAATTGTTATGGATTCTGCAGACTTAGACAAGGCTACTCAAGCAACTGTAGATGGGGGTTTTTCTCTTGCGGGACAAGTGTGCATCTCAGTTCAAAGAGTTTTTATACAAGAAAAAGTATACGAAGAGTTTATAAACAAACTTGTTGAAAAAACAAAAAGGATCATATTAGGAGATCCTATGGATGAAAAAACAACAATGGGACCTGTAATAGATGAACAAAATGCTCAAAGAATTGTGGAATGGATTCAAGAAGCAGAAGTCAAAGGTGGGAAAATTGTAACTGGTGGTAAAAGAAATTATACTTTGATAGAACCAACAATAGTTATAGATACACCTTTAGAAACAAAAATTATGCAAAATGAACTTTTTGGACCAGCTGTTGCTCTTCGAAAAATTAAATCATTACAAGAAGCAATAGACCTAACAAATCGAAGTATTTATGGACTCCAAGCAGGTGTATTTACAGAGAAAATAAGTGAAGCTTTCAAAGCTGCAGAAGAAATTGAAGCAGGTGGAGTTATGATAAATGAAGGGCCAAGATATAGAGCTGATTTTATGCCTTACGGAGGATACAAAAAGAGTGGAATTGGAAGAGAAGGAATAAAATTTGCTATTGAAGAAATGTCTGAAATGAAAGTAATTTGTTTTGATCTAAAGGAGTGAAATATGTGAAAGAAAATATAAATTTGGGAATGATCGGTTTTGTAAGAAACACTTACGATGTTTCAAAAGGTCAAGAAATTTACGATGAAGAATTGGGTAAACTTAAAAATCGGATCGAGAACATAAACCTTTTTGGTTGGAATAAAGTTGTTGAGTATCCTCAAGAGTTAGACGAAGCCATTAAATACTTTAAAAAAAGTGATTTAGATGCAATTATCTTAATGAGCTCTACCTTTCATTTAGGGCAATTAGCTATTATGACAGCAAAAAGTTTAAACATTCCGATGTTAATTTGGGCGCTACCAGAACCACCGTATGATGGAGGAAGGGTTAGACTTAATTCTTTAGTAGGAGCACATTTAGATTGTTCTAATCTTTATAAATCAGGTTTTGATAACTTCGAATTTTTATATGGACAAATGTCTGACAATAATTTTTATAATAAAATAAACGTCTGGATAGATACTGTTAGAATAGTTAAAAAGTTGAAAAATATTAAAATAGGTTTAATAGGGAATCATGCTCAAGGTTTTTATAACATTGATGTATACGAACCTGAAATAGTAAAAGAATTTGGTGCAGAAATAGAATATGTACCTTTAAACACTGTATTTTCAATTAAAGCAAAAAGTGAAGACATTAAAAATGAAATGGATGAAATCAAACGTATCTATAATTTTGGAGAAAATATGACAGAAGATAGATTAGAAAAAGTTGCAAATCTTTCTTTGTCTTTAAAAAATTTAGAAAATCAAAATAAATTCAATGTCATGGCTATAAGATGTTGGCCAGAATTTGGTAATACTTATGGAATTTCTCCTTGTGCTTCTATGTCTTACTTTATGGGTGAACATATTCCCGTTGCATGTGAAGGTGATATAGAGGGAGCTTTAGGAATGTCGGCATACAAAGCAATTGGTTGTGATCAAATATTTTTAGCAGATATTAGTCAAATCTTTGAGGAAGAAAGCAGCTTATTATTATGGCATTGTGGTGTTGCACCATATAATTTATGGGATGAAAAATCAGAAAAAACTTTGGATAAATATTTTGCAGGAGGGCGTGGAGTTACTGCAGGCTTTGTATTAAAACCAGGACCAGTAACTATTTCAAGAATAGACTATGCAAGAGGGAAATTTAGATTATTAGTTGTAGAAGGAGAAGCGATACCTACAAGGAAAAACTTAAAAGGTACTTTCGTGAAAGTAAAAATTCCTAATGCAAAAATTTTTACTGAAAACATTATTTCCAAAGGTTTTTCACATCATGTAGTATTAGGATATGGAAACTATGTACAGATTTTAAAAAACTTTGCAAAAATTAAACATTGGGAAGTTTTCGAATAATTTGCTTTTAAAATCTATATAAGGATAGTGTTATTGATGAACATAATATCAGAAAGGGGTTCTTTCAAAATTTTTATTAAAGATTTTGAATTATTTAATTCAAACCAAATTTTTTATGGTAGCGGATACCCTAAAATAAGAGAAAACCATGGACACTTCAAAATACACGAGAAAAAGGTTATAAAAGAGACTGAAAGTACGAACATAAAAATATTAAATTCAGAAGAATCTTCAGTCGCAATAAAAATAGAAATTCCTCAAAAATTCAACAGAATAATGATCAAAATTAATGCTTTTGAGTTAGAGCAAATTTTTGGAGGAGGAGAGCAATATACCCATGTCAATTTGAAAGGGAAAAAATTCCCTATTTGGGTTCAAGAACAAGGTGTCGGAAGAGGTCATGATTTAATTTCATTGGCAACTAAAATAAAGGGTATTAGTGGAAGTTGGTATAGTACTTATTTCCCTTCACCTATTTTTCTATCGACTATGGGGTATGCCTTAATCTTTGAAACATATTCTCCCCTAATAGTAGACTTAAAAAGAAAAATATCACTCTTTGAAATTTGGGACAATCAAGTAAAGATCATAATAATGCAGGGAGAAAGTATTAGGGAATTACGCCAAAAAATAAAATCTCATTTCAATTTGTTACATACATTACCTGATTGGATTCATGGAACAATTATCGCTTCTCAAGGAGGTACAGAAATTTTATCAAAGAAAGTTGACTTACTGACACAAAAAGAAGTTCCACTTAGTGCTGTTTGGTGTCAAGATTGGTCAGGAACTAATAGAACATCTTTTGGGAGACAAGTTTATTGGAATTGGGAATATGACAATAACTCTTATAAAAACTTACCTCAAAAAATTCAAGAATTAAATACTCAAGGTATTAAGTTTCTTTCTTACATAAATCCTTTTCTCATCGAGGGAAGTAGATTATTTAACATTGCGAAAGAAAAAAACTACTTTGTAAAAAATTCTCAAGGGGAGATTTATAAGATTTATGTTACAACTTTTCCTGCCGGACTTATAGATTTAACTAACAAAGATGCTTATAATTGGTACAAAGAAATCATTAAAAACAATATGATAAACATAGGTACCTCAGGGTGGATGGCTGATTTTGGTGAATATTTACCAATCGATGCAGTTTTATTTTCTAAAGGAGATTCTATTAAATACCATAATAAATATTCCGTTGATTGGGCTAAACTAAATTATGAAGCCATTGTAGAATCTAAAAAAGAGGATATTATTTTCTTTATGAGATCTGGATATTTAGATTCAGTCTCATATTGTCCAGTGTATTGGGCAGGAGATCAAAACGTTAATTGGAGTAAAAGTGATGGAATCGCTTCTATTATTCCAGCAGGTTTAAGCTCTGGGCTTGGAGGTGTAGATTTTTTTCATTGGGATGCTGGAGGATATACCTCTTTATTGTGGATGAAAAGAACACCCGAACTATTTATGCGTTGGATAGAATTAAGTGCATTTTCTTTAATTATGCGAACACACGAAAGTAATAGACCAGATAGAAATATTCAGTTCGATTCCAACGAAAAAATTTTTAAACATTTTATTTGGATGTCAAAAGTTCATTATTCTTTAAAAAATTATTTAAAATACCAAATTAAAGAAAGTTTAGAGCAAAAATTGCCTGTTATGAGGCCTCTATCTCTCAATTATCCAGAAGATATAAAAAGCTATACGCAACTTTATCAATACATGTTAGGTAGAGACTTATTAATAGCGCCTATTTTATCTAAGAAGAAAAATGAGCGACAAGTTTACTTACCACCTGATAACTGGGTGTATCTGTGGAACCATAAAAAATATTCAGGCAATAAATATATTAAAGTAAAAGCTACTATAGGATACATTCCAGTTTTTATCAAAGAAAGTTCTCCTTATGTTGATCAGATAATTTTTGAAATTGAACAATTAAGAGAAAAACTTAATATAGATACCGAAATTTTTTGTTAATAGTTTTATTAAGAAATTTCACAATTATATTTTATATTCTTAATTATTTGGCTTTAACCTGCCATAATCCATTATAAAAGAGTTTGACTATATTTTTTATAAATGTTAAAATAATAAAAGGCTGGATAAGAATATAGAAAAGCCTAATAGTATCGGTTTCATTATTCTGATATTATTGGGCTTTTCTATTTTTATGAAAATACCAATTTAACAAAACTTAATTTGATTTTATTTAGCTTTAATAAGAATATTATATATTTAGAAAGACGTGCAACTTGCGCTGATATGTTAAATCAATCAAATTAGGAACTTTAGAAATTATATTTTTCAGAAAATAAGCATTTGAATTTAAAATGATTAAATTACTCCATCTGATGCCACACCCTGGCTGAAACAAAAAGTGTCGCATCCAACCCTTTGGTGAGAGGAATTTCTATTACATTTACCCCTTGGTAGAATGGGAGCGGCGGAGCCCTTTCCCTATCCTTATAGATATACGTACCTAAGAACTTAAAAAAATAGGTAAATTGTCAAAATTAGAATTGCATAAGCATTTTATAAATAAAGATTTTTAGAAAATAAGCTTTTGAATTTAAAGTGGGTTCAGAGCGAAGCCCTTACCCCTCTCCTTAGATATACGTAACAAAAAAGTTAAAGAAATTCATATTCTGTAAGGATTATAGTTGAGGAGGTATTTTTGAAAAAATTAAGATTCAAAACATTTATAGAATAATAGAATAAGAGTTTTATAGTTTTTAAAGTAAGTATAAAAATTTTAAGGAGGTGTTTTAAATGAAAAAGTTGGCAGTTTTAAGTTTTGTATTTGTTTTTTTAGCGGGATTGATTTTTCCTGTTACCACGATTGAATTTTGGCATGCTATGAGTGGGGACAGAATTCCTTTAATTCAAAGTATGGTTGATGATTTTGAAAAAGCAAACCCTGATATTAAAGTTAACGTGCAGTATACAGGAAGTTACCCTGAAACTTTGAACAAATTAAGTGCAGCTGTGCAGTCAAGAAATGCCCCTCATATAGTTCAAATATATGAAATAGGAACAAGAATGATGATTGATAGCGGTATAATTGTTCCAGTTCAAGATTTACTTGATCAAGATAAGTCATATGATCCTGGTGTTTTACTTGAGCCTATTTTAAACTATTACACAGTTGATGGCAAACTATATTCAATGCCGTTCAATTCTTCCACTGCTATACTTTACTATAACAAGACTCTTTTTGAACAGGCGGGACTCGATCCAAATAGACCACCTCAAACATATGAAGAATTTTTAGAATATGCAAGAATTCTTACAAAAAAAGATGCAAGGGGAAATACAATTCAATATGGTTTTACTTGGCCTACTCATTCTTGGGTATTTGAACAATTATTAGCTGCTGCAGACGCACCTTTTGTTAACA
This is a stretch of genomic DNA from Petrotoga sp. 9PWA.NaAc.5.4. It encodes these proteins:
- a CDS encoding L-fucose/L-arabinose isomerase family protein, whose product is MKENINLGMIGFVRNTYDVSKGQEIYDEELGKLKNRIENINLFGWNKVVEYPQELDEAIKYFKKSDLDAIILMSSTFHLGQLAIMTAKSLNIPMLIWALPEPPYDGGRVRLNSLVGAHLDCSNLYKSGFDNFEFLYGQMSDNNFYNKINVWIDTVRIVKKLKNIKIGLIGNHAQGFYNIDVYEPEIVKEFGAEIEYVPLNTVFSIKAKSEDIKNEMDEIKRIYNFGENMTEDRLEKVANLSLSLKNLENQNKFNVMAIRCWPEFGNTYGISPCASMSYFMGEHIPVACEGDIEGALGMSAYKAIGCDQIFLADISQIFEEESSLLLWHCGVAPYNLWDEKSEKTLDKYFAGGRGVTAGFVLKPGPVTISRIDYARGKFRLLVVEGEAIPTRKNLKGTFVKVKIPNAKIFTENIISKGFSHHVVLGYGNYVQILKNFAKIKHWEVFE
- a CDS encoding aldehyde dehydrogenase family protein; translated protein: MEMIVGGKKVSKAKTLKVYNPYSGEIVDDVPDGDINDVENAINSAIEGKKIMKDLPLHKRVEILENVSTLLLEREKELSETIVKEVGKTIKEAKNEVIRTSELFRYAAEEAKRIHGETLPFSSLKGSEHKRGYYVLEPIGIVGAITPFNVPLSLAAHKVAPAIAAGNAVILKPATQTPLNALILGELLLEAGMPEKALSVLTGRGSIVGNAIVKDPRIRFLSFTGSVETGEYICQNAGMKKIGLELGSNSALIVMDSADLDKATQATVDGGFSLAGQVCISVQRVFIQEKVYEEFINKLVEKTKRIILGDPMDEKTTMGPVIDEQNAQRIVEWIQEAEVKGGKIVTGGKRNYTLIEPTIVIDTPLETKIMQNELFGPAVALRKIKSLQEAIDLTNRSIYGLQAGVFTEKISEAFKAAEEIEAGGVMINEGPRYRADFMPYGGYKKSGIGREGIKFAIEEMSEMKVICFDLKE
- a CDS encoding UxaA family hydrolase; amino-acid sequence: MNNKILGYIRENGKVGVRNHVLIIPVDDISNSAAIAVENIIHGTIAIPHHYGRLQFGRDLDLFFKTMIGTGSNPNVAAVIVVGIEPNWTNRIAQGIAETGKPVEAFYIEKNGELKTIEKMARSALKLVEYATGLKKEWVDFSELTISLKCGESDTTSGLASNRTVGRFVERFLEANGTVLFGETTELTGAEHIIAQRFKKEEDRNKFLKMFNDYQELIKEQGVDLLGSQPTEGNIAGGLSTIEEKALGNIQKIGNARIDSALDYCEQPVGKGLHFMNTSSAAAEAVTLFAATGAVIHLFPTGQGNIIGNPIEPVLKITANPKTVNYMSEHIDLDVSGLLKLDGTLDDYADKLWNKIVETANGKFVKAEILKHREFVLTKLFPSA
- a CDS encoding extracellular solute-binding protein; the encoded protein is MKKVLSFLLVVFLLFGTSLFSQPYKGTTIKVLVWDDALTIAVDSMIKDFENKTGIKVILERLPSGSMLEKTALSVSMNKTDYDLVAVDEPFIPQFGNLFIPYSDWPEGKVFEKIDLETDLISGVAEGSYWNGEYRGLPINGNVYVWMTRKDIVNNYKYKEEFHKQYGYELDIPKTFDQLLDISKFLSSKGIYGFAPFTKNAEGATCEAIFMFEAYGTNVLEKNGDSYKVVLDKEKAIQAMNMYKELCKYAPPGWQDMGHSERIAYFNQGKVFSMFQWPAMIPDHEDFEKSVAAGKIHYSAPPAGPAKKAAIRGTWMLGIPKASKNQAAAAEFAYWWSSYEAGKDLVKAGMTPARRDLLLAPEFVSEKPYFLGIFESMNYSVSRPRFEHYAEISDVIKVNWLAGVTGRLTPEVAIDNIIKGVNEVLVRYGY
- the larA gene encoding nickel-dependent lactate racemase yields the protein MRQIKIPYGKSEIALKIKNEIVDIIEKKEKRNKKLSQKEIKDKIKEFIKILSLEEKKNIAIAIPDITRPKIPEEFLRLILENLLNNFQGNIKIFVGTGLHSFKTSDINLLIPKEFKNNQRLKVYFHNAKSENNVYIGKTKRDTPVFIEKEYYTSDLKIVIGVVEPHQFAGFSGGAKGAVIGLGGEQTISKNHSLILDFNSKIGKIVDNPLREDIDEAGKIIGVDFLINIIMNNNNEIMELFCGQHPYSHREAVKYIENFIGVPIEKKYDLVIASPGGFPRDIDLYQAQKALTTAHFFCKNKGSILLVAECSRGIGEKSFLDLIKRFKSPELLVKNFDFDNFKVGPHKALIFAKLALNNELFLYSENVRDELKGTFITPIKDLKRFIEDFGEDKEICILPKAIQILPLEGGSN
- a CDS encoding transaldolase family protein, with translation MKLFLDSAKIEEITYAIEKWGIEGVTSNPKHIKNSGKTMEYFMNEVKNIVEGTDITVSVEINPHLNNAEEMLKEAEKIAGISKNFVIKIPATEEGLYALKKLSGTEIKVNATLVFNSFQALQAARMGAYYISPFLGWREERGETNINYISDIVNAVHNYGFKSQVLVAAIRNAKQITEAINAKADILTAGFEVYKNAFGTPYTKMGLEIFSEAWDAIKKQGELK
- a CDS encoding alpha-glucosidase; the protein is MNIISERGSFKIFIKDFELFNSNQIFYGSGYPKIRENHGHFKIHEKKVIKETESTNIKILNSEESSVAIKIEIPQKFNRIMIKINAFELEQIFGGGEQYTHVNLKGKKFPIWVQEQGVGRGHDLISLATKIKGISGSWYSTYFPSPIFLSTMGYALIFETYSPLIVDLKRKISLFEIWDNQVKIIIMQGESIRELRQKIKSHFNLLHTLPDWIHGTIIASQGGTEILSKKVDLLTQKEVPLSAVWCQDWSGTNRTSFGRQVYWNWEYDNNSYKNLPQKIQELNTQGIKFLSYINPFLIEGSRLFNIAKEKNYFVKNSQGEIYKIYVTTFPAGLIDLTNKDAYNWYKEIIKNNMINIGTSGWMADFGEYLPIDAVLFSKGDSIKYHNKYSVDWAKLNYEAIVESKKEDIIFFMRSGYLDSVSYCPVYWAGDQNVNWSKSDGIASIIPAGLSSGLGGVDFFHWDAGGYTSLLWMKRTPELFMRWIELSAFSLIMRTHESNRPDRNIQFDSNEKIFKHFIWMSKVHYSLKNYLKYQIKESLEQKLPVMRPLSLNYPEDIKSYTQLYQYMLGRDLLIAPILSKKKNERQVYLPPDNWVYLWNHKKYSGNKYIKVKATIGYIPVFIKESSPYVDQIIFEIEQLREKLNIDTEIFC
- a CDS encoding UxaA family hydrolase, with product MKEYRFLVHEEGDSVGVVTSDLKAGETIIGKNLEKDIEYEIKVLEEIPLGNKVALKDIKEGEEIIEYGEKIGVATKPIKKGERVHVHNIKSIRWGGKVNE